Below is a genomic region from Pseudarthrobacter sulfonivorans.
GGTTTCCAGGTAGGTGGTGCCCTGCGATACAGCCTCGGACACACGCGCCATCGCCAGCCGGGTGAGGTCGAAATCGGACGCGCGGCGGGTGGCATCCATGGTGACGGCGATGCCCCCGGCCGAATACGACTCCCCCGCCATCCGCGCTTCGAACTCCGCCGTGCGGTCGCCGGCGAAGACCAGGTGTGTGTGCGAATCCACCCAGCCCGGCAACACGGCCCGGCCGCCGGCGTCCACGGCGTCGTCGGCCGCCGGCGCATCCTCGGCGGAACCGAGCCAGGCGATCCGTTCGCCCTCGATCACCACGGCGGCATTCTTAAGGACACGGTGTTCCAGGTCCTGGGTCATCAGCTCGGCGATGTTGGTGATCAGGGTGCTCATGGGTTCCATTGTTCAGCGCCGGACGGACCACCGCGTGGCGGCCAGCGCCTCCGCTGTCCGGGATGCCGGATCGTGGGCCGCAGCGGCCGCCCGGTGCCCGGCGCCCTGTCCGGCCAGAATCTGTCCGGCGGCGAGCTCCGCCATGGCCGATGACGTCTGGAAACCGTAGCCGCCCTGACCGGCGAGCCAGTAGAACCCGGGTGCCTCGGCATCGAAACCGGCTACCGGGACGCCGTCGGCCGCCTCGGTCCGGAGCCCCGTCCATGCGCTCCGAATTCCGCGGATTCCCAGCGTGGTCAGCTGGTTGAGCTTCACGATCAGCCGCTCGATATCGCCGGGCCGCGGCCTGGCATCCTCCGGTCCGCTGGGCACCGTTTCCGACGGCGAGATCAGCACGTCGGTGCCGTCGCGGCGGAAGTAGAACGAGTTGTCCGCTGCCGCCACCATGGGGCTGTGCCCGGGCAGTGGATGTTCGACGTCGACAATAGCCGCAGTGCGCCGGTACGGCTGCAGCCCGAGCTTCTCCACGCCGCTGATCACCGCGAGTTCATCGGCCCAGGCGCCGGCCGCGTTGACCAACACACCCGCCTCGAACGCCTCCTGGCCGGCACCGATCTCCCAGCCCGAGCCCAGCCGCTGGGCCGAATGCACGCGTGCTCCGGTGATGATGTCGGCGCCGGCGGCCTCCGCCCGCAGGCGGTGGTCGGCCAGCAAAAGGGGCGCGTTGCAGCCGAAAGATCCGGTGTCCAGGCCTGCGGCGGAGAAAGACCCGGGCACCAGCGCAGGGCACAGCTCCAGCGCTTCTGCCATGGGGATGAGGCGCATGTGGCCGCTGGCCTCGGCACGGACGGATTCCTCCGTGCCGATGAGCATAAAGCTCCGCGGCGTCAGGACAGGTTCGGGCAGTTGCGCGTCCCGGGCCGCCATCAGCCCCAAGGTCCGGACCGTGAGCTCCCGCACCACGTCCGGGCCGTAGCTCGGAATCAGGTTCCGGGCGGAGCGGGAGGACGTGTGGTACGCCAGCTCCTGCTCCGCCTCCACCAGCGCCACGCTGCAGCTGCCCGCGAGCGTGGACGCCAGGGACAGGCCGGCGATGCCGCCACCCACAATCAGGACGTCGTAGTGTGCTGCCATGGCTCCATCCTTGCAGAGTTGCCGTGCGGCCGCGCCGGTCCTGCTCTGTAAGGTTTAACCCGGCTGGGTTAACCCCCTACTGCGGCACGGCTGGCGACGAACGCACGCACGCACGCTTCGACGTCGTCCGCTGAGTGCGACGCTGAAAGCTGCACGCGGATCCGGGCGGCGCCGCGCGGGACCACCGGGAAACTGAAGGCGGTGACGAAGACGCCGTGCTGGAGCATCTGGTCCGCCACCTTGGCGGCCATTACGGCGTCCCCGAACATCACGGGGACAATCGCGTGTTCGCCGTCGAGGAGTTCAAAACCTTCTTCGGTCATCCGGCGGCGGAACAGCCGGGCGTTCTCGAAGAGCCGGGTCCGCAGGTCACCGGAATTCTCCACCAGGTCAAGGGCCTTGATGGTGGCGGCGACGATCGCGGGGGCCAGGGAATTGGAGAACAGGTACGGGCGCGCTTTCTGGCGGAGCATGGCCACCACTTCACCGCGGCCGGACACGTAACCGCCGGACGCGCCGCCCAGGGCCTTGCCGAACGTTCCGGTGTAGATGTCCACGCACTGGGACACGCCTGCGTGCTCGGGGGTTCCGGCACCGGTGGCACCCATAAAGCCGACGGCGTGGGAATCGTCCACCATCACCAGGGCGTCGTGCTTCTCGGCGAGGTCGCAGATGGCCTCCAGCGGTGCCAGGTAGCCGTCCATGGAGAATACGCCGTCGGTGACGATGATCTTGCGCCGCGCATCCTTCGCTTCAACGAGCTTGGCCTCGAGGTCCGCCATGTCCTGGTTGGCGTAGCGGAACCGCTGGGCCTTGCAGAGCCGGATGCCGTCGATGATGGAGGCATGGTTGAGGGCATCGGAGATGATGGCGTCCTCGGGGCCGAAGAGGGATTCGAAGACGCCGCCGTTGGCATCGAAGCAGCTGGAGAACAGGATGGTGTCCTCCGTGCCGAGGAATCTGGAGACCCTGGCTTCCAGTTCCAGGTGAAGATCCTGGGTGCCGCAGATGAAGCGGACGCTGGCCATGCCGAAGCCCCGTGAGTCCATGGCCTCTTTGGCCGCGGCGATGATGTCCGGGTGGTCCGCGAGGCCCAGGTAGTTGTTGGCGCAGAAGTTCAGGACGGTGGCTCCGGGCTGGCCGATCTGCCCTGCCGTGATGTGGCTGGACTGCGGGGAGTTGATGCTGCGTTCGGTTTTGAAGAGCCCGGCGGTACGGATGTCGTCCAGCTCAGCCTGCAGCTGGTCCTTGATGGAGGTGTACATGGTGCTCCTTAGAGTTCGGTCCAGTCGAGGACAACTTTTCCGCCGACGCCGGCGCGGGCGGTGGCGAAGCCTTTTTCCCATTCTGCGGCGGGCAGCTTGTCCGTCACTACCGCTGAGATGCCGGCGTGCAGCACGGGGTTGGAGGAGAGCATGGCGCTCATGGCGTACCACGTCTCATACATTTCCCGGCCGTAGATGCCCTTCAGCGTCAGCATGTGCGTGACCACTTTGCCCCAGTCGATGGTGATGTCCTGGCTGGGCAGGCCGAGCATGGCAATGCGGCCGCCGTGGTTCATGTTGTTGATCATCTCAGGCAGGGCGGTGGGGTGGCCGGACATTTCCATGCCGATGTCGAAGCCTTCGCGCATGCCGAGTTCACGCTGGGCATCCTTGACGCTCGTGGTGGAGACATCGATGGTGAGGTCCACGCCGAGCTGGCGTGCAAGCTCAAGCCGTGGCTGGGAGACATCGGTGATGGCGATCTTGCGCGCCCCGGCGTGGCGGGCCACGGCGATGGCCATCAGGCCGATGGGTCCTGCCCCGGTGATGAGCACGTCCTCGCCCACCAGCGGGAAGCTGAGGGCGGTGTGCACGGCGTTGCCGAACGGATCGAAAATCGCGCCGAGTTCCGGTGTGATGGAGGGGTCATGGTGAACCCAGACGTTGGTCTCGGGGATGACCACGTACTCGGCGAAGGCGCCGTCCCGCTGCACACCGACGCTGACGGTGTGGATGCACATGTGGCGGCGGCCTGCGCGGCAGTTCCGACAGATCCCGCAGACCACGTGGCCTTCGCCGGATACGCGGTCCCCCACTTTGACGTCGCGGACGCCGTCGCCGATTTCCACTACTTCACCGTAGAACTCATGGCCGGCGATGAGGGGTGCCTCGATCATGCCCTGCGCCCAGGCGTCCCAGGACTGGATGTGCAGGTCCGTGCCGCAGATCCCGGTGGTCATGACCCGGATCTTGACGTCTCTGGGGCCGGCCTCGGGCTCGGGCCGGTCAACCAGCTCGAACCCGGCGTGTGCACCGGACTTGTAGAGTGCCTTCATTGGCTTCCTGACTGTTGGCAGCGACCCGCGGCCTGCGGGTATGGTCTCCCTTCATTAGAGCCATTTCGAAGCATTAGCACAAGCAGAATTCTCTCAATCGACGATGAAGTGTTCACTAATGCATAGACTGGGCGGATGGAAATTCACCAGCTGGAAATCCTCCGCGAACTCGGAGCCCTGGGCAGCGTGAAAGCGGTGGCGGAGACGCTGATGGTCACGCCCTCCGCGGTGTCCCAGCAACTGGCACTGCTGCAGCGCAATGTTGAGGTTCCGCTGACCCGGAAGGAGGGCCGCAACCTGGTGCTGACCGAGGCCGGGCAGGTTCTCGCCGACGCCGGTGCCGCCGTCGTCAGTGCCATGGCGGACGCCCGGACAGCCATCGGCGCCTATCACGGCTCGCCGGTTGGCACCGTGACCATCAGCGGCTTCCACAGCGCGGGGCAGGCGCTGTTCGCACCGCTTGCGCGCATGCTGGACGCGCCCGGCCAGCCGCGGATCCAGCTCTCTGACGAGGACGTGGCGCAGCAGGACTTCCCGGCGCTGACGGCGCGGTACGACCTGGTGCTGGCGCACCGGATGGACCACAGCCCGCGCTGGCCGGAGGAGCGTGTTGCGGTGATTCCGCTGGCGCACGAACCGCTGGATGTTGCGTTGCCGGCGGACCATCGCTTGGCCCGCCAGGGCACTCTCACCGCGGCCGACGTCGTGGGCGAACCTTGGGTGACCAGCCACACCGGATACTCCCCCGCCGACGTCCTGTCCGCCGTCGCGGCCGTTTCCAGCAAGGAACTGAACATCGTCCACCGGATCAACGACTACTCCACCGTGGCCGCGCTGGTGGCGGCGGGCGGTGTGGTGGGCCTGCTGCCGCGGCATACGGCGCGGCCCGTGCTCAACCCGGGCATTGTGCTGCGGCCGCTGGAGGGCATCAGCACCCGGCGGCGGATCGACATCCTGGCCCGGCCGGAGAACCTGAAGCGCCGCTCGGTGATGATTGTGTGCGAGGCGCTGCAGGCGATCATGACCGGGCTGGTGGAGCAGGGCTAACCCAGCTGGGTAGCACTAACTGTCGTTTTCAGGGCTCAGAACGACAGTTGGCGCTACTTACTTGGGGGAAGCCGCTTGGCGTGGCCGAGGCCCTTGCCCAGCCCGTGGCCGTGCCCCTTGCCCATTCCTTTTCCGAGGCCCAGGCCCGGACCCGTGCCGGCGCCCTCCACGATCTGCCGGGCGGTGGCGTTGTCACCGTTCTTCACGCCGGAGACCCTGACGGCCTCACCCGTGGCGATTTCCGCGATGGTGACCTCTGACCGCTTCAGCCGTTTGCCGTCGTCGCCCGTTGCCGGCGAACCGTCCGCGGCCGGGGCAGGGAACTTGATGATCCTGGTCTCCGCGTTGACGGCGTAGGTCTGGGTGAAACCGTCCTCGCTCTTGACGGTGAGCGAGGTTTCGCTGACGGCCTCCACGGTGCCCTGCTGGGTCAGCAAGGTTTCGAACGTCCCGTCCGCCTTCTTCACCACGCTTTCACTGTGCAGGTGCTGCGGGCGCTGGGCCTTGGCCGGCTTCTCCTGGCCCTTAGCCTTGTCCGATTTCCCCGGCGCGGAGGCCGACGGCGACGGCGACGGCGTATCTGTGGCGGACCAGGCGATGGCGACACCCGTACCGGTCAGCGCCAGCGCTATGACGCCAGCCAGCAAAGCCTTGCGGAATCTCAACGGTTCTTGGACCGACATGGCCATTCCTCCCACAGCACGGGCAGGGCTCCGGCGCCCTGGATCTTCAGTCTAGAACCGGCAGGCCCCGCTGAATACGCGTACTTTGCGGGCGGGAAGTGAGTACTTAAAGCCAAACTGGGTCGCAGTAGCTGCGACCCAGTTGGGTTTAAACAGGTAGCTTGCCCTGTGGCTCAGCCCTCAACTCCAAGCTTCGCAAGGATCAGCTCCTTGACGCGGCCGGCGTCGGCCTGCCCGCGGGTGGCCTTCATAACGCCGCCGACGATCGCGCCGATCGCCTGGAGTTTGCCGGCGCGGATCTTGTCCGCGACGTCGGGCTGCGCGGCGAGCGCGGCGTCGATGGCTTCCAGGAGGGGTCCGTCGTCGGAAACGACAGCGAGGCCGCGCTTCTCCACGATCTCCGCCGGGGTGCCTTCACCGGCGAGCACGCCGTCCAGGACTTCGGTGGCCATCTTGTTGTTGATCTTGCCGTCCTCGACCATCCGGTTCAGCTCCACGATGGTGGCAGGCTGGACGCCCAGCTGGCCGGGATCGACGTCGGCGTTCTTGGCACGGCCAACGATCTCGCCCATCCACCACTTACGGGCGACAGAGGCAGAAGCTCCTGCGGCGATGGTTTCCTCGATCTCATCCATAACGCCGGCGTTGACAACGTCGCGGAACTCCAAGTCCGAGTAGCCCCAGTCCGACTGCAGCCGCTTGCGGCGGGCCGCGGGCGGCTCGGGCAGGGTGGCGCGGAGCTCCTCCACCCATTCGCGGGACGCAACGATCGGAACCAGGTCGGGCTCCGGGAAGTAGCGGTAGTCATCGGCGTCCGACTTGGGCCGGCCCGAGGTGGTGGTGCGCGTGTCCTCGTGCCAGTGGCGGGTTTCCTGGATGATCGGGTTGCCGGCATCCAGGACGGCTGCGTGCCGCTGGATCTCGTAGCGGACGGCGTGTTCGACGGCGCGCAGCGAGTTGACGTTCTTCGTTTCGGAGCGGATGCCGAAGCGTTCGCGGCCGTGCGGGCGCAGCGAAACGTTCGCGTCGCAGCGCACGTTGCCGCGTTCCATCTTCGCGTCCGACACACCAAGGTTCTTGACAATCTCCCGGACGGCGGCCACGTAGGCCTTGGCCAGCTCCGGGGCTCGGGAACCCGCACCCTCGATGGGCTTGGTGACAATCTCCACCAGCGGAACGCCGGAACGGTTGTAGTCCACCAGCGAGAAGTCGGCACCCTGGATGCGGCCGGCGGCCCCGCCCATGTGCGTCAGCTTTCCGGCGTCCTCTTCCATGTGGGCGCGCTCGATCTCCACGCGGAATATGGTCCCGTCCGACAGTTCGATGTCCAGGTAGCCGTCGTACGCGATGGGGTCCTCGTACTGTGACGTCTGGAAGTTTTTGGGAGTGTCCGGATAGAAGTACTGCTTCCGGGCGAACGTGCAGGATTCAGCGATCTTGCAGTTCAGGGCAAGGCCGATCTTGATCGAGGACTCGATCGCGACCCTGTTCACTACCGGCAGCACACCGGGCATGCCCAGGTCCACCTCGTTGACGTTGGTGTTCGGCTCATCGCCGAAGACGTTGGGCGCGGAGGAGAACATCTTGGACTTGGTGTTGAGCTCCACGTGGACCTCAAAACCCAGGACGGGATCGTACTTCTCCATGGCCTCTTCGAAGCTCAGGGTTGCGTCCGTGCTCATTATTTTGCCTCCTTGGCGTCAACAAGGGTCTCAACCAACGGCGGGGCCTGGTCCAGGAGCGGGCCGCCCCACTGTGCCTCCAGGAGGGATTCCAGGACAGCACCCACCCGGTAGAGCCGGGCATCCTCGCGGGCCGGAGCCAGCAGCTGGATGCCGACGGGAAGGCCGTCCTCGTCCGCCAGGCCGCCGGGCAGGGTCAGCCCGGGCACGCCTGCCAGGTTGGCGGGGATGGTGGCGACGTCGTTGAGGTACATCGCCAGCGGGTCATTCAGTTTCTCCCCGAGCTTGAACGCCGTGGTGGGCGCCGTGGGCGAGATCAGGACGTCGGCCTGCGCGAACGCGGCCTCGAAGTCGCGCTGGACCAGGGTACGGACCTTCTGGGCCGACCCGTAGTACGCGTCGTAGTAACCGGCGCTCAGGGCATAGGTGCCCAGGATGATGCGGCGCTTGACTTCGGCACCGAAGCCGGCGGCGCGGGTGGCACCCATCACGCGTTCGATGGTCATGGGTCCGTCCTCGGGCAGGACGCGCAGGCCGTACCGTACGCCGTCGAACTTTGCCAGGTTGGAGGAGGCTTCGGACGGCATGATCAGGTAGTAGGCGCCGAGGGCGTACTGGAAGTTGGGGCAGGACACCTCGACGATTTCCGCACCGGCCTGCTTCAGCAGTTCCAGGGATTCGTTGAAGCGGTTCTCGACGCCGGCCTGGTAGCCCTCGCCGTGGAGTTCCTTGATGATGCCGATCCGCATGCCTTCGACGTTGCCCACGCGGGCAGCGGCGACGAGGTCCGCCAGGGGGTCGGGCAGGGACGTGGAGTCAAAGGGATCATGCCCGCCGATGACCTGGTGCAGCAGCGCCGAGTCCAGGACGGTGCGGGAAACCGGGCCGATCTGGTCCAGCGAGGAAGCCATCGCGATGGCCCCGTAGCGGGAAACACCGCCGTAGGTGGGCTTGACTCCCACGGTGCCGGTGACGGCGCCGGGCTGGCGGATGGACCCGCCGGTGTCCGTGCCGAGGGCCAGCGGGGCCTCAAAAGCAGCAACGGCCGCGGCCGAACCGCCGCCGGAACCGCCCGGAATCCGGTCCAGGTCCCACGGGTTGCGGGTGGGGCCGTACGCGGAGTGCTCGGTGGAGGAACCCATGGCGAATTCGTCCAAGTTGGTCTTGCCCAGGATGGGCATTTTGGCGGCGCGGAGGCGCTTGACCACCGTGGCGTCGTAGGGGCTGTGCCAGCCTTCGAGGATCTTGGAGCCTGCCGTGGTGGGCTGGCCGATGGTGACGATGAGGTCCTTGACCGCGATCGGCACGCCGGCGAGTACGTGGAGTTCCTCGGCCGCGGCGCCGCCGGCGGCGCGGATGGCGTCCACCTCGGCAGCGACGGCGAGCGCTTCCACAGTGTTGACGTGCAGGAACGCGTTCACGCCGCGTTCGCCGCCGTCGACAGCTGCGATCCGGTCCAGGTAAGCCTGCGTGACCTGGACGGAGGTGACCTCGCCCGCGGCCAGCATGCCGGCCAACTGCGCGGCGGACAGGCGGATGAGTTCGTTGGTGTCAGTCATTGGTTATGCCTCATCCAGGATTGCCGGGA
It encodes:
- a CDS encoding NAD(P)/FAD-dependent oxidoreductase, with the translated sequence MAAHYDVLIVGGGIAGLSLASTLAGSCSVALVEAEQELAYHTSSRSARNLIPSYGPDVVRELTVRTLGLMAARDAQLPEPVLTPRSFMLIGTEESVRAEASGHMRLIPMAEALELCPALVPGSFSAAGLDTGSFGCNAPLLLADHRLRAEAAGADIITGARVHSAQRLGSGWEIGAGQEAFEAGVLVNAAGAWADELAVISGVEKLGLQPYRRTAAIVDVEHPLPGHSPMVAAADNSFYFRRDGTDVLISPSETVPSGPEDARPRPGDIERLIVKLNQLTTLGIRGIRSAWTGLRTEAADGVPVAGFDAEAPGFYWLAGQGGYGFQTSSAMAELAAGQILAGQGAGHRAAAAAHDPASRTAEALAATRWSVRR
- a CDS encoding glycine C-acetyltransferase → MYTSIKDQLQAELDDIRTAGLFKTERSINSPQSSHITAGQIGQPGATVLNFCANNYLGLADHPDIIAAAKEAMDSRGFGMASVRFICGTQDLHLELEARVSRFLGTEDTILFSSCFDANGGVFESLFGPEDAIISDALNHASIIDGIRLCKAQRFRYANQDMADLEAKLVEAKDARRKIIVTDGVFSMDGYLAPLEAICDLAEKHDALVMVDDSHAVGFMGATGAGTPEHAGVSQCVDIYTGTFGKALGGASGGYVSGRGEVVAMLRQKARPYLFSNSLAPAIVAATIKALDLVENSGDLRTRLFENARLFRRRMTEEGFELLDGEHAIVPVMFGDAVMAAKVADQMLQHGVFVTAFSFPVVPRGAARIRVQLSASHSADDVEACVRAFVASRAAVGG
- the tdh gene encoding L-threonine 3-dehydrogenase, with protein sequence MKALYKSGAHAGFELVDRPEPEAGPRDVKIRVMTTGICGTDLHIQSWDAWAQGMIEAPLIAGHEFYGEVVEIGDGVRDVKVGDRVSGEGHVVCGICRNCRAGRRHMCIHTVSVGVQRDGAFAEYVVIPETNVWVHHDPSITPELGAIFDPFGNAVHTALSFPLVGEDVLITGAGPIGLMAIAVARHAGARKIAITDVSQPRLELARQLGVDLTIDVSTTSVKDAQRELGMREGFDIGMEMSGHPTALPEMINNMNHGGRIAMLGLPSQDITIDWGKVVTHMLTLKGIYGREMYETWYAMSAMLSSNPVLHAGISAVVTDKLPAAEWEKGFATARAGVGGKVVLDWTEL
- a CDS encoding LysR family transcriptional regulator, producing MEIHQLEILRELGALGSVKAVAETLMVTPSAVSQQLALLQRNVEVPLTRKEGRNLVLTEAGQVLADAGAAVVSAMADARTAIGAYHGSPVGTVTISGFHSAGQALFAPLARMLDAPGQPRIQLSDEDVAQQDFPALTARYDLVLAHRMDHSPRWPEERVAVIPLAHEPLDVALPADHRLARQGTLTAADVVGEPWVTSHTGYSPADVLSAVAAVSSKELNIVHRINDYSTVAALVAAGGVVGLLPRHTARPVLNPGIVLRPLEGISTRRRIDILARPENLKRRSVMIVCEALQAIMTGLVEQG
- the gatB gene encoding Asp-tRNA(Asn)/Glu-tRNA(Gln) amidotransferase subunit GatB, whose protein sequence is MSTDATLSFEEAMEKYDPVLGFEVHVELNTKSKMFSSAPNVFGDEPNTNVNEVDLGMPGVLPVVNRVAIESSIKIGLALNCKIAESCTFARKQYFYPDTPKNFQTSQYEDPIAYDGYLDIELSDGTIFRVEIERAHMEEDAGKLTHMGGAAGRIQGADFSLVDYNRSGVPLVEIVTKPIEGAGSRAPELAKAYVAAVREIVKNLGVSDAKMERGNVRCDANVSLRPHGRERFGIRSETKNVNSLRAVEHAVRYEIQRHAAVLDAGNPIIQETRHWHEDTRTTTSGRPKSDADDYRYFPEPDLVPIVASREWVEELRATLPEPPAARRKRLQSDWGYSDLEFRDVVNAGVMDEIEETIAAGASASVARKWWMGEIVGRAKNADVDPGQLGVQPATIVELNRMVEDGKINNKMATEVLDGVLAGEGTPAEIVEKRGLAVVSDDGPLLEAIDAALAAQPDVADKIRAGKLQAIGAIVGGVMKATRGQADAGRVKELILAKLGVEG
- the gatA gene encoding Asp-tRNA(Asn)/Glu-tRNA(Gln) amidotransferase subunit GatA translates to MTDTNELIRLSAAQLAGMLAAGEVTSVQVTQAYLDRIAAVDGGERGVNAFLHVNTVEALAVAAEVDAIRAAGGAAAEELHVLAGVPIAVKDLIVTIGQPTTAGSKILEGWHSPYDATVVKRLRAAKMPILGKTNLDEFAMGSSTEHSAYGPTRNPWDLDRIPGGSGGGSAAAVAAFEAPLALGTDTGGSIRQPGAVTGTVGVKPTYGGVSRYGAIAMASSLDQIGPVSRTVLDSALLHQVIGGHDPFDSTSLPDPLADLVAAARVGNVEGMRIGIIKELHGEGYQAGVENRFNESLELLKQAGAEIVEVSCPNFQYALGAYYLIMPSEASSNLAKFDGVRYGLRVLPEDGPMTIERVMGATRAAGFGAEVKRRIILGTYALSAGYYDAYYGSAQKVRTLVQRDFEAAFAQADVLISPTAPTTAFKLGEKLNDPLAMYLNDVATIPANLAGVPGLTLPGGLADEDGLPVGIQLLAPAREDARLYRVGAVLESLLEAQWGGPLLDQAPPLVETLVDAKEAK